From Haloglomus litoreum, the proteins below share one genomic window:
- a CDS encoding DUF7344 domain-containing protein: protein MNRWNDSASATERLDTHGVTDRWQTWTDPTGSQIGLDEQLRLLTVEGRRHVIVCLASESGPMPLEALADCVVDRHRGSVDREEVLLRLHHVHLPRLAAAGLLSYEVEDGKVVGRPERLGAILELRSAAVG from the coding sequence ATGAACCGGTGGAACGACTCGGCGAGTGCGACCGAGCGACTCGACACGCACGGAGTGACCGACCGATGGCAGACCTGGACGGACCCGACCGGGAGCCAGATCGGACTCGACGAGCAGCTCCGCTTGCTGACCGTGGAGGGCAGGCGGCACGTCATCGTGTGCCTCGCCTCGGAGTCCGGACCGATGCCGCTGGAGGCGCTGGCGGACTGTGTCGTCGACCGTCACCGCGGGTCCGTCGACCGCGAGGAGGTCTTGCTCCGCCTCCACCACGTTCACCTGCCGCGGCTGGCGGCCGCTGGGCTGCTCAGCTACGAGGTCGAGGACGGCAAAGTGGTGGGCCGCCCGGAGCGCCTCGGGGCGATACTCGAACTCCGGAGCGCGGCCGTCGGGTGA
- a CDS encoding HalOD1 output domain-containing protein: MAETDMRRDEARETGWVRAEYDFSKVSATTAIVETVATATGQDELAMQPLAETIPPDPIDDLFRTDRKRAADSGAELTVTYSGCRVTVESDGTVVARPT; the protein is encoded by the coding sequence ATGGCTGAAACCGATATGCGACGAGACGAAGCGCGTGAGACTGGATGGGTGCGGGCCGAGTATGACTTCTCGAAGGTTAGCGCGACGACTGCAATCGTGGAGACCGTCGCGACCGCCACGGGCCAGGATGAACTCGCGATGCAGCCGCTGGCCGAGACGATACCGCCGGATCCGATAGACGACCTGTTCCGGACCGACCGGAAGAGGGCAGCCGACAGCGGCGCGGAGTTGACCGTGACCTACAGCGGGTGCCGCGTGACCGTCGAGAGCGACGGGACCGTCGTCGCCCGCCCGACGTAG
- a CDS encoding glycosyltransferase family 2 protein: MYDGKTIGAVIPAYNEEGFVGDVIETLPPFVDRAYVVDDGSTDGTWAEILEHARAVNDRTRDREAPFDRRVLPVKHASNAGVGAAIKTGYRRALADGVDVTAVIAGDGQTQPDIVERIVAPVATGEAGYAKGNRLLGADRSRMPRHRQVGNGILSLLTKIASGYWRVLDPQNGSTAISHEALAAIDIDAIYEGYGYCNDILVRCNVHGIRVADVQRRAVYEDETSHISYRTYIPLVSSLLLRDFLWRLGRRYVVDDTHPLAGLYLLGAATTGGSLGAALADRLREPERRRGNAPVLFVLGTACLLSAMAADRAENRDLDVIVRRADHEPPETVEPDEDRTKGNGAAVEAGSDGAMTDGEPVSPSE, translated from the coding sequence ATGTACGACGGCAAGACAATCGGGGCCGTGATACCGGCCTACAACGAGGAGGGGTTCGTCGGCGACGTGATCGAGACGCTCCCGCCGTTCGTCGACCGCGCATACGTCGTCGACGACGGGTCGACGGACGGGACCTGGGCGGAGATCCTCGAGCACGCACGGGCGGTCAACGACCGGACCCGTGACCGCGAAGCGCCGTTCGACCGGCGGGTCCTGCCCGTCAAGCACGCCTCGAACGCCGGCGTGGGTGCGGCGATCAAGACGGGCTATCGGCGTGCGCTGGCGGACGGCGTCGACGTGACGGCGGTCATCGCCGGCGACGGCCAGACCCAGCCCGACATCGTCGAGCGCATCGTCGCGCCCGTCGCGACGGGCGAGGCGGGCTACGCGAAGGGGAACCGGCTCCTCGGCGCGGACCGCTCCCGGATGCCGCGCCACCGCCAGGTCGGCAACGGCATCCTCTCGCTCCTGACGAAGATCGCCAGCGGGTACTGGCGGGTGCTGGACCCGCAGAACGGCTCGACCGCCATCTCCCACGAGGCGCTGGCAGCCATCGACATCGACGCCATCTACGAGGGGTACGGCTACTGCAACGACATCCTGGTGCGGTGCAACGTCCACGGCATCCGGGTGGCGGACGTCCAGCGGCGCGCCGTGTACGAGGACGAGACCAGCCACATCAGCTACCGCACGTACATCCCGCTGGTATCGTCGCTCCTGCTCCGGGACTTCCTGTGGCGCCTCGGCCGGCGGTACGTCGTCGACGATACCCACCCGCTCGCGGGGCTGTACCTCCTCGGGGCCGCCACGACGGGTGGCTCGCTCGGGGCGGCGCTCGCCGACCGGCTCCGCGAGCCCGAGCGCCGGCGGGGCAACGCGCCCGTCCTGTTCGTCCTGGGGACGGCCTGCCTGCTGTCCGCGATGGCGGCCGACCGGGCGGAGAACCGTGACCTGGACGTGATCGTCCGGCGGGCAGACCACGAGCCCCCCGAGACGGTAGAGCCAGACGAGGACCGCACGAAGGGCAACGGCGCAGCGGTCGAGGCCGGGAGCGACGGCGCGATGACCGACGGCGAGCCGGTGTCACCATCGGAGTGA
- a CDS encoding PRC-barrel domain containing protein yields MARMHVTDDDEGKSVVDSSGKKIGMVTEVREGTAYVDADPGITDTIRSKLGWGDADKDDYALQKSRIDTITDDEIRLKKNL; encoded by the coding sequence ATGGCACGAATGCACGTAACCGACGACGATGAGGGCAAGAGCGTAGTCGACTCCAGCGGGAAGAAGATCGGGATGGTCACCGAGGTCAGGGAGGGCACCGCGTACGTTGACGCTGACCCGGGGATCACCGACACCATCCGATCGAAGCTCGGCTGGGGCGACGCCGACAAGGACGACTACGCCCTGCAGAAGAGCCGTATCGACACGATTACGGACGACGAGATCCGCCTCAAGAAGAACCTGTAG
- a CDS encoding flippase — MATDLRDRLATGLRASLLSAVVRSLANAALVVVLTRYLLEPERYGLLFLALSVVGVVGFLGTLGLPKSTARYVTEYGETAPGQIPHLLVRSAALLIALSCSVGLVLAGVSGPLARLLGEPSLTPLLVAGGGYVVARSGYSYCNVVFQGFNRVTWSAVVSIVSNLGRLVAVLGLVLLGWGALGAMLGYVVGFAAAMLVGGYVLVTRFYHPADGPEAPSEGLLRRLVEYSAPLTATRAANVLDKRVDTILVGVILSPVAVGYYTVAKQVAEFAAVPVSAFGFTVSPALGEQAAAGNVERAARLYEESLRGVLLLYLPAAAGLVLVAEPLVRHVFGTDYLGAVPVLQVFGGFVVVNAVNKVTNDGLDYLGRARERAVAQGSMAVANAGLNVLLLPLVGVVGAAIATVLTYSVYTGANVYVIRAELSPSLARLATDTGTILVVTGGMAVLVLVLLPYVTGIATLLAVVAAGGAAWALLSVLTGLLAPRRVVSLLS, encoded by the coding sequence ATGGCGACGGACCTGCGGGACCGACTGGCCACCGGGCTGCGGGCCTCGCTGCTCTCGGCCGTCGTCCGCTCGCTCGCCAACGCTGCGCTCGTCGTTGTCCTGACGCGGTACCTGCTGGAGCCGGAGCGGTACGGCCTGCTGTTCCTCGCCCTCTCCGTCGTCGGCGTGGTCGGCTTCCTCGGGACGCTCGGGCTGCCGAAGTCGACCGCACGCTACGTCACCGAGTACGGCGAGACGGCGCCCGGGCAGATCCCGCACCTGCTCGTCCGGTCGGCGGCCCTCCTGATTGCGCTGAGCTGCAGCGTGGGGCTCGTCCTGGCCGGGGTCAGCGGGCCGCTGGCGCGGCTCCTGGGCGAGCCCTCGTTGACGCCGCTACTGGTGGCCGGTGGGGGCTACGTGGTCGCCCGCTCGGGGTACAGCTACTGCAACGTCGTCTTCCAGGGGTTCAACCGCGTCACCTGGAGTGCGGTCGTCTCCATCGTCTCCAACCTGGGTCGGCTCGTGGCGGTCCTCGGCCTGGTGCTGCTGGGCTGGGGAGCGCTCGGGGCCATGCTGGGCTACGTCGTCGGGTTCGCCGCCGCGATGCTCGTCGGGGGGTACGTCCTCGTGACGCGGTTCTACCACCCCGCCGACGGGCCGGAGGCGCCGTCCGAGGGGCTCCTCCGCCGCCTCGTCGAGTACAGCGCGCCCCTGACCGCCACGCGCGCGGCCAACGTCCTCGACAAGCGGGTCGACACCATCCTCGTCGGCGTCATCCTCTCGCCGGTCGCGGTCGGCTACTACACGGTCGCGAAGCAGGTGGCCGAGTTCGCCGCGGTCCCGGTCTCGGCGTTCGGGTTCACCGTCTCGCCCGCGCTCGGGGAGCAGGCCGCCGCCGGCAACGTCGAGCGGGCCGCCCGCCTCTACGAGGAGTCGCTCCGTGGTGTCCTGCTGCTCTACCTCCCCGCGGCCGCCGGCCTGGTGCTGGTCGCCGAGCCGCTGGTCCGGCACGTCTTCGGGACCGACTACCTCGGCGCCGTGCCCGTCCTCCAGGTGTTCGGCGGCTTCGTCGTCGTCAACGCGGTCAACAAGGTCACCAACGACGGCCTCGACTACCTCGGCCGCGCGCGCGAGCGGGCCGTCGCGCAGGGGTCGATGGCCGTCGCCAACGCCGGCCTGAACGTGCTGTTGCTGCCCCTCGTGGGCGTCGTGGGGGCGGCCATCGCGACGGTCCTCACCTACAGCGTCTACACCGGGGCGAACGTCTACGTCATCCGGGCCGAGCTGTCGCCGTCGCTGGCGCGGCTGGCGACCGACACCGGCACCATCCTCGTCGTGACCGGCGGCATGGCGGTGCTGGTCCTAGTGCTGTTGCCGTACGTCACCGGCATCGCCACGCTGCTGGCGGTCGTCGCCGCCGGCGGCGCGGCGTGGGCGCTCCTGTCGGTCCTGACCGGGCTGCTCGCCCCGCGGCGCGTGGTCTCGTTGCTGTCCTGA
- a CDS encoding D-2-hydroxyacid dehydrogenase: MGRTLPRTVVVHEAPGAGRLAAAIEERLPDIRVGTLQPDDLEPTDLDDVRVLVTFEPPRDLGVPEVSPRWIHALTAGVDGYDIGGLRERGVVLTNASGVGAEPVAEQVLGYLLTFERRLHRAVRQQVEGEWDWFGGRELRDETVGIVGVGAIGGRVAELLDAVGAETLGLSRHPASMHPAVDEAYGTGDLTTLLERSDYVVLTCPLTDETRGLVGASELARMRDHAVLVNVGRGGLVDQDALVAALREGTIRGAALDVFEREPLPTDSPLWERSDVVLTPHNAGSTPNYWRRNADLFARNYRRFVAGDLDDLVNRVV, encoded by the coding sequence ATGGGCCGGACGCTCCCGCGGACGGTCGTGGTCCACGAGGCACCCGGAGCCGGCCGACTGGCCGCGGCCATCGAGGAGCGGCTCCCCGATATCCGGGTCGGGACCCTGCAGCCCGACGACCTGGAGCCGACCGACCTCGACGACGTGCGCGTCCTCGTCACGTTCGAGCCGCCCCGAGACCTGGGCGTCCCCGAGGTCTCGCCGCGGTGGATCCACGCCCTCACCGCGGGTGTGGACGGGTACGACATCGGCGGACTGCGCGAGCGGGGGGTGGTCCTCACCAATGCGTCGGGGGTCGGGGCCGAGCCCGTCGCCGAGCAGGTGCTCGGGTACCTGCTGACGTTCGAACGGCGCCTCCATCGGGCGGTCCGCCAGCAGGTCGAGGGGGAGTGGGACTGGTTCGGGGGGCGCGAGCTCCGGGACGAGACCGTCGGCATCGTCGGCGTCGGCGCCATCGGCGGCCGCGTGGCCGAACTCCTCGATGCCGTCGGCGCCGAGACGCTCGGGCTCAGCCGCCACCCGGCGTCGATGCACCCGGCCGTCGACGAGGCGTACGGCACCGGGGACCTGACGACCCTGCTCGAGCGGTCGGACTACGTGGTCCTGACCTGTCCGCTGACCGACGAGACCCGGGGACTCGTGGGGGCCTCGGAACTCGCGAGGATGCGCGACCACGCCGTCCTCGTGAACGTCGGCCGCGGCGGCCTCGTCGACCAAGACGCACTCGTCGCGGCGCTCCGCGAGGGGACCATCCGCGGCGCGGCCCTCGACGTGTTCGAGCGCGAGCCGCTCCCGACGGACTCCCCGCTCTGGGAGCGCTCCGATGTCGTCCTCACGCCGCACAACGCGGGCTCGACCCCCAACTACTGGCGGCGCAACGCCGACCTGTTCGCGCGGAACTACCGCCGGTTCGTCGCGGGCGACCTGGACGACCTCGTCAACCGCGTGGTCTGA
- a CDS encoding GNAT family N-acetyltransferase — MPVSTHGQDTSGYEVRPFDLEAGDRAGFLDLYGEVFGGGSRAWFDWKYVSDPYTAHVPIVVATHRGTVVGAKAAMPFELSAGGAGEPLPALQPCDTMVHPDHRRQGLYSRMTELMVERYADRETALLFNFPNSATLAGSLKHGWKTVRRVPTHYRIQRAGAFLDAGRGLGRLADAAASVTLRARDAFASAPPDDVTVDSHGAPPVGVLASIAARAPPARLHAHRDERFYAWRLHNPTREYTTYVARRGGRPRAAAVVGTDPEEPTRAAEVVELSPLTVADRETGVLRGLLRAVVRDHADADVVAISGLGLPGGLLRELGFLSDLFPPLSAVSDPSTLVAYPLTDHPALGAVHDRDGWALRGLEQDTR, encoded by the coding sequence ATGCCCGTCTCGACCCACGGGCAGGACACCTCCGGCTACGAGGTGCGGCCCTTCGACCTCGAGGCGGGTGACCGTGCGGGGTTCCTCGACCTGTACGGGGAGGTGTTCGGCGGCGGGAGCCGGGCGTGGTTCGACTGGAAGTACGTCTCGGACCCGTACACGGCGCACGTCCCCATCGTCGTCGCGACCCACCGGGGAACTGTGGTCGGCGCGAAGGCCGCCATGCCGTTCGAACTCTCCGCCGGCGGGGCGGGCGAGCCGCTCCCGGCGCTCCAGCCCTGCGATACGATGGTCCACCCCGACCACCGGCGGCAGGGGCTCTACTCCCGGATGACGGAGCTGATGGTCGAGCGCTACGCCGACCGGGAGACCGCCCTGCTGTTCAACTTCCCCAACAGCGCGACGCTGGCCGGCAGCCTCAAGCACGGGTGGAAGACCGTCCGCCGGGTCCCGACGCACTACCGGATCCAGCGGGCCGGCGCGTTCCTCGACGCCGGCCGTGGCCTCGGCCGGCTGGCCGACGCCGCGGCGAGTGTCACCCTGCGTGCCCGGGACGCGTTCGCCAGCGCACCCCCCGACGACGTGACCGTCGACTCGCACGGGGCGCCACCGGTCGGGGTGCTCGCGTCGATCGCCGCCCGTGCTCCCCCGGCCCGGCTCCACGCGCACCGGGACGAGCGGTTCTACGCCTGGCGGCTCCACAACCCGACCCGGGAGTACACCACGTACGTCGCGCGCCGTGGTGGGAGGCCACGGGCGGCTGCCGTCGTGGGGACGGACCCCGAGGAGCCCACGCGTGCGGCAGAAGTGGTCGAGCTGTCCCCACTGACGGTGGCCGACCGCGAGACGGGCGTGCTCCGTGGACTGCTCCGGGCCGTGGTCCGCGACCACGCCGACGCCGACGTGGTCGCCATCTCCGGGCTGGGGCTCCCGGGGGGCCTGCTCCGGGAGCTGGGCTTCCTGTCGGACCTGTTCCCGCCGCTCTCGGCGGTCTCGGACCCGAGCACGCTCGTCGCGTATCCGCTGACCGACCACCCTGCCCTCGGGGCCGTCCACGACCGCGATGGCTGGGCGTTGCGCGGACTCGAGCAGGACACCCGGTGA
- a CDS encoding CoA transferase, producing the protein MSSLTGVRVLDMTRVLGGPYCTMLLADMGADVVKVEPPGGDLVRDVPPFLGEDDPYGGYFQSINRGKRSLELDLQSDADREAFLDLVDRADVLVENFRAGTMTSLGLGYERLRERNPGLVYAAIRGFGDPRTGATARQEMPAYDLIVQALSGVMQVNGQPDDPPTKVGLGIGDIFTGALSAVGILGALHHRERTGEGQFVDTAMYDSMISLCERTVYQHSYTGEVPGRRGNAHPTLFPYDGFETVDGQVVIAAIGDNHWSALCDAIGRPEWTATYPDSQARLAARDRIRPVIADWTRSRTSEQVCGALGSDVPCAPVRDVAEVFADRMVHDREMLHEVTQPGSDRRVQVAGSPIKMTETPPAPGERAPVLDEHREEVGPWTEGSMPDGAATDPTTGSRGESPAVGGGNPAAGDQGGAVDDRVGGGED; encoded by the coding sequence ATGAGCTCGCTTACCGGAGTGCGTGTGCTCGACATGACGCGAGTACTCGGGGGGCCGTACTGCACGATGCTGCTGGCCGACATGGGAGCGGACGTTGTGAAGGTCGAACCTCCTGGCGGGGACCTGGTCCGCGACGTGCCGCCGTTCCTCGGCGAGGACGACCCGTACGGCGGCTACTTCCAGAGCATCAACCGGGGCAAGCGGAGCCTGGAGCTCGACCTCCAGTCCGACGCCGACCGCGAGGCGTTCCTCGACCTGGTCGACCGCGCGGACGTGCTGGTCGAGAACTTCCGCGCCGGGACGATGACCTCGCTCGGCCTGGGATACGAGCGCCTCCGCGAGCGCAACCCCGGCCTGGTGTACGCCGCCATCCGTGGCTTCGGCGACCCACGGACCGGCGCGACGGCCCGCCAGGAGATGCCCGCCTACGACCTCATCGTGCAGGCGCTGTCGGGCGTCATGCAGGTGAACGGGCAGCCCGACGACCCGCCGACGAAGGTCGGACTGGGCATCGGCGACATCTTCACCGGCGCACTCAGCGCGGTCGGCATCCTGGGGGCGCTGCACCACCGCGAGCGGACCGGCGAGGGGCAGTTCGTCGACACCGCGATGTACGACAGCATGATCAGCCTCTGCGAGCGGACCGTCTACCAGCACTCCTACACCGGCGAGGTGCCGGGGCGACGGGGGAATGCACATCCGACCCTCTTCCCGTACGACGGGTTCGAGACCGTCGACGGCCAGGTCGTCATCGCGGCCATCGGCGACAACCACTGGTCGGCACTGTGCGACGCCATCGGCCGCCCGGAGTGGACCGCCACCTACCCCGACAGCCAGGCCCGCCTGGCCGCCCGTGACCGCATCCGACCGGTCATCGCCGACTGGACCCGCAGCCGGACGAGCGAGCAGGTCTGTGGGGCGCTGGGCTCGGATGTCCCCTGCGCGCCGGTCCGTGACGTGGCCGAGGTGTTCGCCGACCGGATGGTCCACGACCGCGAGATGCTCCACGAGGTGACCCAGCCCGGCAGCGACCGGCGTGTCCAGGTCGCCGGGTCCCCCATCAAGATGACCGAGACCCCGCCGGCACCGGGGGAGCGGGCACCCGTCCTCGACGAACACCGCGAGGAGGTCGGGCCATGGACCGAGGGCTCGATGCCCGACGGTGCTGCCACGGACCCCACGACCGGGAGCCGTGGCGAATCCCCGGCGGTGGGCGGCGGCAATCCCGCCGCTGGAGACCAGGGTGGGGCGGTCGACGACCGCGTCGGGGGTGGCGAGGACTGA
- a CDS encoding DUF7344 domain-containing protein produces the protein MADIPDRLAGAIGVHTDASRKPAEGRNDRAGDATAVLESLGLESGTEGSSGGPSGAGRGSDAATDTEPLSLDIAFEILKNGRRRRVLEELSAATGDLTTGELSERIAAWENSKPIEEITSEERKRVYVGLYQCHLPKMHDADVVVFNKDRGLVAPGEHADLLDRFLTPADPEPSPTSEEGSGMYRWVGTTVLAAGLLGLSLAAETVSGVPTATFGLAVLLVVSGTICLGEARSEWT, from the coding sequence ATGGCTGACATACCGGATCGGCTCGCAGGTGCCATCGGGGTCCACACGGACGCGAGCCGGAAGCCAGCGGAGGGCCGGAACGACCGCGCGGGGGACGCCACAGCCGTCCTCGAGAGTCTGGGTCTCGAGTCCGGGACCGAGGGCAGCTCGGGGGGGCCCTCGGGCGCGGGCCGTGGGAGCGACGCGGCCACGGACACCGAGCCGCTGTCGCTCGACATCGCCTTCGAGATACTCAAGAACGGGCGTCGGCGCCGAGTGCTGGAGGAGCTGTCGGCGGCGACCGGCGACCTGACCACCGGCGAACTCTCCGAGCGCATCGCGGCCTGGGAGAACAGCAAGCCGATCGAGGAGATCACCTCCGAGGAACGCAAACGGGTGTACGTCGGGCTTTACCAGTGTCACCTCCCGAAGATGCACGATGCCGATGTCGTGGTGTTCAACAAGGACCGTGGCCTCGTCGCCCCGGGGGAGCACGCGGACCTGCTCGACCGCTTCCTGACGCCCGCGGACCCGGAGCCGTCCCCCACGTCGGAGGAGGGGTCGGGGATGTACCGATGGGTCGGCACCACCGTGCTCGCGGCCGGATTGCTCGGACTGAGCCTGGCCGCCGAGACCGTGAGTGGTGTTCCGACCGCGACGTTCGGGCTCGCGGTACTGCTCGTCGTGAGCGGGACCATCTGCCTCGGAGAGGCACGGTCGGAGTGGACCTGA
- a CDS encoding DUF7344 domain-containing protein, protein MISELDESPDEGTGDPPTDETAQARPSATPGGGARPSLDGMFGVLRNDRRRAVLRYLDSRAAPVEIGAVAEHIAALENEKPPELLHSLERKRVYVALYQFHLPKMADAGVIEFAKDRGRITPGPDFERVRRYLDGHHTGQDDWPYRYLLTGVGLLAVITLTWLTGTLAMATTAVVGGTLLLSLYSAVNWLEHVLTCRHPPGDR, encoded by the coding sequence ATGATTAGCGAACTCGACGAGAGCCCGGACGAGGGGACCGGCGACCCGCCGACCGATGAGACGGCGCAGGCCCGACCGAGCGCGACCCCTGGGGGGGGAGCTCGGCCGTCGCTCGACGGGATGTTCGGCGTCCTGCGCAACGACCGCCGCCGCGCGGTCCTCCGGTACCTGGACAGCCGGGCGGCGCCGGTGGAGATCGGTGCCGTCGCCGAACACATCGCGGCGCTGGAGAACGAGAAACCGCCCGAACTGCTCCACTCGCTCGAGCGCAAACGGGTGTACGTCGCGCTCTACCAGTTCCACCTCCCCAAGATGGCCGATGCCGGCGTCATCGAGTTCGCGAAGGACCGCGGCCGGATCACGCCCGGGCCGGACTTCGAACGGGTGCGGCGCTACCTCGACGGCCACCACACCGGGCAGGACGACTGGCCCTACCGCTACCTGTTGACCGGCGTCGGACTGCTCGCGGTCATCACGCTGACGTGGCTGACGGGAACACTGGCGATGGCCACGACGGCCGTGGTCGGGGGGACGCTCCTGCTCTCCCTCTACAGTGCTGTCAACTGGCTGGAACACGTGCTGACCTGCCGCCACCCACCCGGAGATCGCTAA
- a CDS encoding DUF7344 domain-containing protein: MSSGASTDQDLSPDLIFDLLSSPRRRMALYYLREHGGSSTVTELAEEIASLEYDIPAEELSRQQRKRVYVSLYQTHVPKLAEAGVIEYDEDTSEVQLTDRARRMDSYLTTDDTGGYPWHYHYLGLALASGGLLLLAVFTDLGPLGPLAVGIAVTVAFAISGVAQLLYRRYRDRPTPEEISERSFR, translated from the coding sequence ATGAGCTCGGGCGCGAGTACGGATCAGGACCTGTCGCCGGACCTGATATTCGATCTGTTGAGCAGCCCCCGACGCCGGATGGCGCTGTACTACCTCCGGGAGCACGGCGGCAGCTCGACGGTCACCGAGCTGGCGGAGGAGATCGCGAGCCTCGAGTACGACATCCCCGCGGAGGAGCTCTCGCGCCAGCAGCGAAAGCGTGTCTACGTCTCGCTGTACCAGACCCACGTCCCGAAGCTGGCCGAGGCCGGCGTCATCGAGTACGACGAGGACACCAGCGAGGTCCAGCTGACCGACCGGGCACGGCGGATGGACAGCTATCTCACGACGGACGACACCGGGGGCTACCCCTGGCACTACCACTACCTCGGGCTGGCGCTCGCGAGCGGCGGACTGCTGCTCCTCGCGGTGTTCACCGACCTCGGCCCCCTCGGGCCACTGGCGGTCGGCATCGCCGTGACCGTGGCCTTCGCCATCTCCGGTGTCGCCCAGCTGCTGTACCGACGGTACCGGGACCGCCCGACACCCGAGGAGATCTCCGAGCGGTCGTTCCGATGA
- a CDS encoding winged helix-turn-helix domain-containing protein, with protein sequence MNDWDEVSYVISSRYRVLALRRLAESPATPSQIAREGECSIAHASRALQELRDHGLVDLLVSESRQKGRVYGVTDQGRATWDTIEKENLA encoded by the coding sequence ATGAACGACTGGGACGAGGTCAGTTACGTGATCAGCTCGCGGTACCGAGTACTGGCGCTGCGCCGGCTCGCGGAGAGCCCCGCCACCCCCTCGCAGATCGCCCGCGAGGGGGAGTGCTCTATCGCCCACGCCTCCCGCGCACTCCAGGAACTCCGCGACCACGGACTGGTCGACCTTCTGGTGTCGGAGAGCCGTCAGAAGGGCCGGGTCTACGGCGTCACCGACCAGGGTCGCGCCACCTGGGACACCATCGAGAAGGAGAACCTGGCCTGA
- a CDS encoding DUF7344 domain-containing protein — protein sequence MSPPAASTGSTETGETGETEPAGSTDTGPADLPLDQVFDVLRNERRRLVLRYLEESEGPHTIGELAEHIAAHENDKPIAQLSSDERKRAYVGLYQCHLPKMDSMGIVQFNKDRGRIALGPNHTLVEPYLDLGEQPTVAAEDRWPRRYLSLSAVGGGVVLLSAAGNQTVTWLAAALVVVLFTAVSSYHWMLDRSEEDDDGPVLADSLARLLRRSDADPVAD from the coding sequence ATGAGCCCACCGGCGGCCTCGACCGGGTCCACGGAGACCGGGGAGACCGGGGAGACCGAGCCGGCCGGGTCGACGGACACGGGACCGGCCGACCTCCCGCTCGACCAGGTGTTCGACGTGCTGCGGAACGAGCGACGGCGGCTGGTCCTCCGGTACCTGGAGGAGTCGGAGGGGCCACACACCATCGGCGAACTCGCCGAGCACATCGCCGCACACGAGAACGACAAGCCCATCGCGCAGCTCTCCTCCGACGAGCGCAAGCGGGCCTACGTCGGCCTCTACCAGTGCCACCTCCCGAAGATGGACTCGATGGGGATCGTCCAGTTCAACAAGGACCGTGGGCGCATCGCGCTGGGCCCGAACCACACGCTGGTCGAGCCGTACCTCGACCTCGGCGAGCAACCGACCGTGGCCGCCGAGGACCGCTGGCCACGACGGTACCTGTCGCTCTCGGCGGTCGGCGGGGGCGTCGTCCTGCTGTCGGCCGCCGGCAACCAGACGGTCACCTGGCTGGCCGCTGCACTCGTGGTCGTGCTGTTCACGGCCGTGAGCAGCTACCACTGGATGCTCGACAGGTCCGAGGAGGACGACGACGGGCCAGTCCTGGCCGACTCGCTCGCCAGGCTGCTCCGGCGCTCGGATGCGGACCCAGTGGCCGACTAG